AACTACGACAAACGCTGCACGCTAGTTGACTTCTAGACACTAAAACGGCGGACTTTTGACGCGCAGAGACTATTGGTAGCTCACCATAGGATCGACTCGCCGGAACTGATCACAAGACTCAACTTATACGCACCATGCTAAAATGTTATTTGACATAGACAAAGGCCGTACATGTTTTGGTTCCTCTGAACAGATCCTCGTTATGTGCCGTGATTTTAATTCCTGTTTGTGATCGTTTCGTAGGAGACGGAGGAGACGCATTTGTGCTGTACGTCtcctacttttttatttcataaaggGCGCCTCCCTTCTAAcatgtaaaaaaattaataaaggGTGGTAACTGGCAGTCCATTgaatttcaataaacaaatacaaacacaatTGAAGCAACTCTAGATAACAGTGTAGCTAGAATTATTTCCTCAGTTAAAATCTCTAGGTTGGCCAGGGTGTTATAAAACTACTTAATTTCTATTTCCCATCCTCAAGTACGATGAAATCTCCGAATTGTTAGACGGATCTGCTATGTTTAACTTTTTACTTGAAACTGATTTTATGGTAGCACCTGTTTCCAGAAAAAGTTTACGAAACAACGCAACAGTTATCAATAAAGGTAGAAAGATAGATCTAGATCTTTCTCCAATTCAGGACATTTTGTATCTTCACGTATATTTATACCACATTTGTTAAGAGCTAAAGGTAAGTCCGTTATTCTGTGTGCGTGGAGAAAGTCACGGAAAAGTGTAAATCAATGCACTGGAACAGAAAACTCTGGAAAAAATGACTCCGAAAAAATGACTGACACGTGAAATATGTTTAGatcctccttctccttctttgGCTATACAATCTCCAGAGATATCGGCGCTTGAGCTCCGTAACTTGCTGCTTATCCGTAGCTACATAGCTCGTCCTAGACACGTGAAGACGAAAAAGCATACCGTGCAGAATCTAGTTTGGTgaaaatctaattaaaaagACAGTCCACGACTTCTAGGTCCACATAACTTTCATATGGGATTTGAGCTCCGGTCGTGGCGTgcgaagaccggtgccgctgtcacctaAACCACCGAGGCGCGATTACTGAAAACTATCGCTCAATAATCTCTGAATAAAGAATTCTAAGAGAAAAATGTAAGTTGTCAAGTGATACAAAGATTTTCTGTACGTCATTATCAGACAAAATTCAATGGCATATTGGCAACGGGGCAATAAATTAAGGTAGTGTCAGGTCCATTATATGTCACAGCTTCATCAACAGTCACGCATTTTCGTTATTAAGCCTTCAGCCTCCTTCAGGTGATCGTCGGTCAATAGCGAAAGGTCGTGAGAACGCAGGTGTCATTTCCCAGTTACATTTCTAGCTCGTATTTACATTCTTTGCCATTTCAGTACTAGTGTCAGTAGTAGTAtcattagtagtagtagtagtagtagttgcaGATGTAGAAAGCGGATCATTAAAAACTACCGAAAGGACTTGAGCACCAAAATGAACATCGATATCCATCAGAAGCATCGAAGCAAAAATTGGCGtggaaattggaaaagttttagtCGGCAATATTCCCACGCCTCGGTTGGAACATTTCATCATGCCGTTGCACCGGGTAAATAGCAATGGTGTTATGCCAAAGAAGAAGTAGCAAAAAACTCCATTATAACGTGCatgtttggttgatttttaagTGCTGCTGTTAGGTCAGTGCTTCACGTTGCTCCCGGTGGTCAATATATTCAGTGCCAACTTTCGCACGGCGCGTTTCAAGCTAAGAAGCTTCCGCTGTATTTACTCGCTGCTGTATCTAGCGTTGACCGGCGTTTACTGTGTTCTCTCCATCCGGTGGTACATTAGAAAAGGATTGAACATTTCCTACTTTGGTGTGTAGCGATGCGACCGGACGCGATTGAGGTGGTAGTTTTCTCTatccgttgtttttttttgcttttccacaGCTAACTGTATTtacatggtggtggtgtatctATCGGCCTGGCTGTTCTTTTTTATTGCGATCCAATGGCACTCGATACTGGATGCATTTGCTAGCTGTGAGCGTTCATTTTTACGCGACCACTATCGCCTGCAGACCAGGGGCACATTCAACCTGGTTTGGAAGATACGGTTTGCGGGGTTTGCCATATTTGCCCTGGCTCTGGTGGAGGATTGGTTGAATTACTACTCGGCGTATCAGAGTAACATCGTGCAGATAACTACCTGTAACCGGACCAATGTGACTGTGTGGCACAACTTCTATTTACGAGAGCATCCGCACGTGTTCCATATACTTCCCTTCAATGGCTTTACAATAGCGGTTACGGAGGTAAGTAGCTCAGGTAAGCGAAAAGCTAAAACGTAATCCTAACACTAGTGATGATAATTCCATTCCATGGTAGTGGATTAATCGCTGCATGCGATATACTTGGACGTATCTGGATATCTTCATCATATCCTTCTGCTATGGTGCCCAGTTTCGGTACGAGCAAATCTTTAGGCGTCTCGTAGCAGTCCAGGGAATAGCTTGTCCGATCAATTTTTGGCACGAGCTTCGCATGGATTATGTAGCCGTTTCGGAGTTGGTGCACGAGTTGGACTCTCGGTTTGGTCATTTAATTTTGCTGGCCTGTGCTAATGATATGTATTTTATCGCAACACAGCTCTTTAACGGGTTCCAGTAAGTAAGATGGCAGTGCTGTTTGATGTTTCGCTACTATAAAAATTGCACCTCTTGCTGCAGAC
This genomic window from Anopheles maculipalpis chromosome 2RL, idAnoMacuDA_375_x, whole genome shotgun sequence contains:
- the LOC126567209 gene encoding gustatory receptor for sugar taste 64b-like, with product MNIDIHQKHRSKNWRGNWKSFSRQYSHASVGTFHHAVAPVLLLGQCFTLLPVVNIFSANFRTARFKLRSFRCIYSLLYLALTGVYCVLSIRWYIRKGLNISYFANCIYMVVVYLSAWLFFFIAIQWHSILDAFASCERSFLRDHYRLQTRGTFNLVWKIRFAGFAIFALALVEDWLNYYSAYQSNIVQITTCNRTNVTVWHNFYLREHPHVFHILPFNGFTIAVTEWINRCMRYTWTYLDIFIISFCYGAQFRYEQIFRRLVAVQGIACPINFWHELRMDYVAVSELVHELDSRFGHLILLACANDMYFIATQLFNGFQRRRAIANYVYFWYSLLLLMFRTIIMLYVGSGVYVASTSPLHLLRNVPSKHWGIDLQRLTDEVASGENVLSGKQFFFLKRQLILAMAGTLVTYELVLLDQVKKIPDSSTDCSYF